From the genome of uncultured Pseudodesulfovibrio sp., one region includes:
- the lysS gene encoding lysine--tRNA ligase — MLEALQAKDELNSVIKTRVEKACLLMDSGIDLYPNNFRRDTEIQSIWNEYGETDTEALEKLDVEFTIAGRVVSYRSFGKVTFFHIQDTSGNIQVYAARDELGTDEYQLFKKTDIGDIVGVTGSLFRTKTGELTVKTKHFQLVTKSMRPLPEKYHGLKDVETRYRQRYVDLIVTPRTKEIFQARTAIIRELRNILDEKGFMEVETPMMQAIPGGATAKPFETHHNALDMKLYMRIAPELYLKRLLVGGFERVYEINRNFRNEGISVRHNPEFTMLEFYWAYATFEDLMDLTEEMISRIALKVTGSTVVPYQGEMIDLSIGKWTRLPFHESLEKIGGVSPDIYTDYDKCAAMVKEKGEKVVDGEKLGKLQAKLFDILVEPKLIQPHFIYHYPTDISPLSRRNEDNPDITDRFELFMTGRELGNAFSELNDPVDQRGRFEIQVQEKEAGDEEAHFMDEDYVRALEYGMPPAAGQGIGIDRLVMLLTDSASIREVILFPLLRPEAG, encoded by the coding sequence ATGCTCGAGGCCCTGCAGGCCAAGGACGAACTCAATTCCGTCATCAAGACACGCGTGGAAAAGGCGTGCCTTCTTATGGATAGCGGCATCGACCTGTACCCCAACAATTTCCGTCGTGACACCGAGATTCAGTCCATATGGAATGAATATGGGGAGACCGACACCGAAGCCCTGGAAAAACTGGATGTGGAGTTTACCATTGCCGGCCGGGTGGTCTCGTACCGCTCCTTCGGCAAGGTCACCTTCTTCCATATACAGGACACCAGCGGCAACATTCAGGTGTACGCCGCTCGTGACGAACTGGGCACCGACGAATATCAGCTCTTCAAGAAGACGGATATCGGCGACATCGTCGGCGTGACCGGCTCCCTGTTTCGGACCAAGACCGGCGAGCTGACCGTCAAGACCAAACATTTCCAGCTGGTGACCAAATCCATGCGTCCGCTGCCCGAGAAATACCACGGGCTCAAGGACGTGGAGACGCGGTACCGCCAGCGCTACGTGGATCTTATCGTCACTCCCCGGACCAAGGAGATATTCCAGGCCCGCACGGCGATCATCCGCGAGCTGCGCAACATCCTCGACGAGAAGGGATTCATGGAAGTGGAAACGCCGATGATGCAGGCCATCCCCGGCGGCGCCACTGCCAAACCTTTCGAAACGCACCACAACGCTCTGGACATGAAGCTCTATATGCGTATCGCGCCCGAGCTTTATCTCAAGCGTCTGCTGGTTGGCGGATTCGAGCGGGTCTACGAGATCAACCGCAACTTCCGCAACGAGGGTATCTCCGTCCGGCACAACCCCGAGTTCACCATGCTCGAGTTCTACTGGGCGTACGCCACGTTCGAAGACCTCATGGACCTGACCGAGGAGATGATCTCGCGCATTGCCTTGAAGGTCACCGGCTCTACCGTGGTTCCGTACCAGGGCGAGATGATTGATCTGTCCATAGGTAAATGGACCCGCCTTCCGTTCCACGAGTCCCTCGAAAAGATTGGCGGGGTTTCTCCCGATATCTATACCGACTACGACAAGTGTGCGGCTATGGTGAAGGAGAAGGGCGAGAAGGTCGTCGACGGCGAGAAGCTCGGCAAGCTCCAGGCCAAGCTGTTCGATATCCTGGTCGAACCCAAGCTGATTCAGCCTCACTTCATTTATCATTATCCGACGGATATATCGCCGTTGTCCCGTAGAAACGAGGACAACCCCGACATCACCGACCGCTTCGAGTTGTTCATGACCGGTCGCGAGCTTGGCAACGCCTTTTCCGAGCTGAACGATCCGGTGGATCAGCGTGGTCGCTTCGAAATCCAGGTTCAGGAGAAAGAGGCCGGCGATGAGGAAGCCCATTTCATGGACGAGGACTATGTCCGCGCCCTGGAATACGGCATGCCTCCGGCGGCAGGGCAGGGCATCGGCATCGACCGACTGGTCATGCTGCTGACCGACTCCGCCTCCATCCGCGAAGTCATCCTCTTTCCGCTGCTCAGGCCGGAGGCCGGGTAG
- a CDS encoding ABC transporter ATP-binding protein: MSREAIYQLIDVSKEFDGPSEVVRVLRGVNLEIARGESLAILGASGSGKTTLLHMLGTLDAVTSGKIYLNGIDLGKLGDRERAELRNKEIGFVFQFHHLLPEFSTLENVAMPAFIAGKGRSQGLRMAKEALDMVGLSHRLEHKVTTLSGGERQRAAIARAILLRPKVLLADEPTGNLDEENGSMIGQLLTSLNSELGMTFIVVTHNPELAAMMHRRFELRSGELYAQ, encoded by the coding sequence ATGAGTAGGGAGGCGATATACCAACTGATTGATGTCAGTAAGGAGTTTGACGGACCCTCGGAAGTGGTCCGCGTTCTTCGTGGTGTAAACCTGGAGATCGCCCGGGGTGAGTCCCTGGCCATCCTGGGTGCATCGGGGTCCGGCAAGACCACGCTGTTGCACATGCTCGGCACGCTGGACGCCGTTACCAGCGGGAAAATTTATTTGAACGGCATCGATCTCGGCAAGTTGGGTGACCGGGAGCGGGCGGAACTGCGGAACAAGGAAATCGGTTTCGTTTTCCAGTTCCATCATCTTCTGCCTGAGTTCTCCACGCTGGAGAACGTGGCAATGCCCGCCTTCATCGCCGGGAAAGGACGCAGCCAGGGGTTGCGCATGGCTAAAGAGGCCCTGGACATGGTAGGACTTTCGCACAGGCTCGAACACAAGGTGACAACCCTGTCGGGTGGAGAAAGGCAGCGGGCGGCAATAGCCCGAGCCATTCTTCTTCGGCCCAAGGTGCTTCTCGCCGACGAGCCCACCGGCAACCTCGACGAGGAAAACGGCTCCATGATCGGCCAATTGCTGACATCTCTTAACTCTGAATTGGGTATGACCTTCATCGTTGTTACACATAATCCGGAACTCGCAGCGATGATGCATCGGCGCTTCGAACTGCGGTCAGGAGAACTCTATGCTCAGTAA
- a CDS encoding lipoprotein-releasing ABC transporter permease subunit codes for MRFETFVALRYLFALRKQSFISVISLFAICGVAIGVGALIVVIGVMNGFSTDLRDKILGVNAHILVTSMRGGISDYQGLADEAKKVPGVTGVTPFVYSEVMLSTRTGVKGVVLRGIDPNTSSSVLSLSKDMISGSVSRLSDDGDFPGIIIGSELAKRLGLTEGSLVNLLSPSGRSSSAGFTPKVRRFTVAGIFRTGMFEYDSSMGYVSIPAARQLLGFKGDLVSGLEISVDDVYNVKAISRDLRDKISSFTVYVRNWQEMNANLFAALELEKTAMFIILAMIVLVGSFSIVTTLVMLVIQKTKDIAVLISMGADKKSIRNIFMFQGTFIGLAGTFIGFLIGVPLSLLLKEYQFIKLPSNVYPVDYLPVRLEALDLFTIGAAAFLLCFVATIYPARRAAGLSPSEALRYE; via the coding sequence ATGCGGTTTGAGACTTTTGTCGCACTGAGATACCTGTTCGCCCTGCGGAAGCAGTCGTTCATTTCCGTCATATCCCTGTTCGCCATCTGCGGCGTGGCCATTGGCGTGGGCGCGCTTATCGTGGTTATCGGAGTGATGAACGGATTCTCAACCGACCTGAGAGACAAAATCCTCGGCGTCAACGCGCATATTTTGGTAACATCCATGCGCGGCGGTATCAGCGATTACCAGGGCCTGGCCGACGAAGCGAAAAAGGTTCCGGGCGTCACGGGTGTGACGCCCTTTGTCTATTCCGAGGTCATGCTTTCCACCCGAACGGGAGTCAAGGGCGTTGTCCTGCGCGGCATCGACCCCAACACCTCGTCCTCGGTTCTGTCCCTTTCAAAGGACATGATCAGCGGCAGCGTGTCCCGCCTGAGTGACGACGGAGACTTCCCCGGGATCATCATCGGTTCGGAACTGGCCAAGCGGCTGGGGCTGACAGAAGGCTCCCTGGTCAACCTGCTATCCCCTTCGGGGCGATCCAGTTCAGCCGGGTTCACACCTAAGGTGCGCCGCTTCACCGTGGCCGGAATTTTCCGTACCGGCATGTTCGAATACGATTCGTCCATGGGGTACGTAAGCATCCCTGCAGCCCGCCAGCTGCTTGGATTCAAGGGCGATCTTGTCTCGGGTCTCGAGATCAGCGTGGACGACGTGTACAACGTCAAGGCAATCTCCCGCGACCTGCGCGACAAGATCTCCTCGTTCACGGTTTACGTGCGCAATTGGCAGGAGATGAACGCCAATCTTTTTGCCGCGCTTGAGCTCGAGAAGACGGCCATGTTCATCATCCTGGCCATGATCGTCCTGGTCGGGTCCTTTTCCATCGTCACCACTTTGGTCATGCTGGTCATCCAGAAGACCAAGGACATCGCCGTGCTCATATCCATGGGTGCCGACAAGAAGAGTATCCGCAACATCTTCATGTTTCAGGGTACCTTCATCGGACTGGCTGGCACGTTCATCGGATTTCTCATCGGAGTGCCGCTCAGCCTGCTGCTCAAGGAATACCAATTCATCAAGCTGCCGAGCAACGTTTACCCGGTGGATTATCTGCCGGTCCGTTTGGAGGCGCTTGATCTGTTCACTATCGGTGCCGCAGCGTTTCTGCTCTGTTTCGTGGCCACCATATACCCCGCCCGTCGGGCGGCGGGTCTGAGCCCGTCGGAGGCCTTGCGTTATGAGTAG